The genomic DNA TTCCGGGCGTTGACCCAACGCGCAACTGTGCCAACGGCGTACCCTTACGCGGGTTCGAGGATTACCAGCGGGATTTCGCGGGTGGTTTTCTTCTGATACTCCTCGTATCCCTGGTACTCCGCTACGACCTTGGGCCACAGTTCCGCTCGTTCCTGCGCCGAGGCGATGCGAGCTCGCATCGGTCGGGCCTGGGCGCCGTCGCTGACCTCGACCATCGGGTTGTCTCGTAGGTTCAGGAACCAGGCCGGGGTGGTGTCGCTGCCGCCCCCGGAGGCGACGACGACGAAGGTTCCGTTTTCCTGAACGGGTGCGGTCAGCATTGTCGTTCGTTGCTTGCCGCTCTTTCGCCCGGTCGTGGTCAGCATCAGCACCGGCATGCCGCCGAAGCGATTCGAGCCCAGGAGCCTGCCCTTACTCGCCGAGAAGACGAACCGATGGACCGCCGCGGATGCGCGCATCATCGTCCGGAGTACCGCACTCTGTTTCGCCATGATCGCGACGATACGCCCATCCGCCCACAATTGAAAATTGCACTTACCAATTAGTAGTGCGATATGGCGACTGAATGGCTAACTCGACCGGGAGTGTATCCACGTCGGCGAAGAAGCTTGTCCCAGCATTACTCTGCGGTTGCGTCGATGCCCGACGGCGCCTATTCGGATTCAGCTATTCCCGATAAGGCGAATACCGGCAAACGACCGGGCGAGACCCTGGCACTCGGTACCGACAGCAGTTTTCTCCTCCCCCGCGTGACAGCCGCTGTCGGCTCACGGCCAGGCGCACAGTGTGGTGAGTGTTCGTGTGGCGGCTTCGGCGATGAGTTGGTCGCTGGGCTGGGCGTTGTAGTCGTTGGATATGTCGGACATGATCGCCAGGACCAGCGGCGGAGTCGACGGTGGGTAGATGATGGCGACGTCGTTGGCTCGCCCGTAATCGCCAGTGCCGGTCTTGTGGGCGACCGGCCAGCTCGCGGGAACTGCGCCGCGGATGCGGCCGGTGCCGGTGGTGCTGCGCAGCAGCCAATCGGTAAGCAGGCCACGCTTCTCGGGCGACAGAGCGGTGCCGAGCACAAGGGTGCGGTAATCGGTGGCGAGTGCGCGGGGTGTGCTGGTGTCGCGTTCGTCGCCGGGAGCGTCTCGATTGAGCTCGGGCTCATAGTTGTCCATGGGGCTCCAGGGGTCACCCAGGGTGCGCAGATAGGCGGTCAGCGCGGCCGGGCCACCGATATCGTCGAGCAGCAGATTGCCCGCGGTGCCGTCGCTGTAGCGGATCGCCGCATCGCACAACTGCCCGATCGTCATGCCGGTGTCGACGTGCCGCTCGGTGACCGGGGAGATCGAGCGGATCTCGTCCCGGGTGAATGACACCCGAGTATCCAGGTGCGACAACGGGTTTCGGGACAGGACCGCCGCGGCGGCGAGCCCTTTGAACGTCGAACACATGGCGAACCGGTCGTCGGCCCGGTACGCGAGGGTGGCGCCCGTGCCGGTCGCCACCGCGAACACGCCGAGCCGCGCACCGTACCGACGCTCCAGTTCGGCCAGCGACGCAACAGGATCCGGCCGCGGCGGCGCCGCCGAACCCGTATCCGGCGCCGCCGCCGAACCTGCGGCCGTGGCGAGATACCCCGCCGCGGGAACCAGCAACGCCGCGGCGAGCATTCGCCGCCGATCGTAAACCCGTCGATCCGGCCAGGTCACCGTGTCACCACCATCGACACCACGGCCCAGCCGTCAACCGTTCCCGCCGACCGAACTTCGAGGTCCTGAACCGAACGCGACACCATCGGCACCCTTTCTCGTCTCATGCCGCCGCACCGTGCAGCCACCATGCGCCGCCGAGCCTGACACTTCATTCGCGGACTGTCGAAGACGGAAACGGTTCACCCCATGCCGAAACAGCATGGGATGTCTCGTGAACAGCGCATCGACGGTGCCATCGGCGATAACCCAACTGTGGCAAAAACTCTCGTCCCCCTACTCGGCGCACACTGGCGTCACGGTCCCCACCCAGCATCCCCCGACAAAGAACGAACGGGCCCCAGCCGCCGAAGCAGCTGGGGCCGTTAATAATTCGTCACCCGAAGCCGTAGAAGACTCAGACCCGAGCCACGTGCGCCTCGCTGATCTCCGCGATCCCATCGGTCGTGATCTCCAGAACACGGGCCGTCGGAATATCGAAGAACAACCCCGACACCCGAATCCCGCGTTCCGCCATGGCCTGTCGCACCACCGGATGGGCGTACAAGGTATCCAACTGGACGGCCACATTGACCATGCTCAGCTGGTCGGCCTCGCCGAAGCCCGCGGCGGCCGCCGCGGCGGCGACGGGATGCCCCGCCCGGTAGCGCTGCACGCTCGGTCCGCCCTTGGCGAGCCAGTCGCCGAGGCCGGGGCCCGCGGGGACTCCGCTCAGCAGCCCATGCATGGCGCCGCACCCGGAATGGCCGCACACCACCACATTTCGCACCGACAGGTTGCCCAGCGCGAAGGCCAAGGCCGCCTCCACCGAGGAGTCCGAGCCATCGGCGGGCACCAGGTTGCCGACATTGCGGACCGTGAACAGGTCGCCGGGGCCGCTGTTGGTGATCACGTTCGGCACGATCCGGGAATCCGCGCAGGTGAGGAAGAACGAATCCGGGTCCTGGCTGTGATGCAGGTCGTCCAGGTGCGGGCGCATCACGTGGGCGTGGCCGCGATGGTAGGCCGCGATACCGGCGGCGACGGCATTGCCGTTGCGCTCCGGCCACGGGCCGATGGCCGCGTCCAGCATGCCGCGGGTGCGGCCGCGCCGCGGCGGACCGGCGGTGGCGTGCTCCATGCGCGCGGTGCCGATCTCCACGAATTCTACTGTGCCACCGGTATTCTCGTGCTGACGCGCCCAGTCGTGGATGGCCTCGTAGGCGGCGTGGTCGAGGAAGTCGACGGTCAGCTCCACCAGCACATCGGCGCCGGTCGGGACCTTCGCGAACTCCGAGGACAGCTTGGGCAGCGCCAGGAAGGTGCAGGTGCCGTCGATGCTCACGATCCAGCGCTCGGTACCGGCCACCGGGGCCGCCTGCACCGAGACCTTGACCACGCGCCACAGCAGCAGCGCGAACGCCAGCACCAGGCCGATGAGCACACCCTCGAGCAGGTTCATGAACACCACGCCCAGGATGGTCGCGAGGTAGACGACGAGATCGCCGGTGCGCCTTGCCATCCGGATGTGCGCCAGCTTGACCAGCTGGATACCGATCACGATGAGCAGACCGGCCAGCGCCGCCTTCGGAATCTGCTGCACCACGCCGACCAGCGCGATGGAGAACACCAGAATCCAGACGCCGTGCAGCAGGGCCGAGGCGCGGGTGCGCGCGCCCGCCTGCACATTGGTGGCGCTGCGCACGATGACACCGGTGACCGGCAGGCCGCCGAGCAGGCCGGAGGTCATATTGGCCGCGCCCTGCGCCATGAGTTCCCGGTCGAAGTTCGTGCGCTCGCCGGAGTGCATCTTGTCCACCGCGACCGCCGACAGCAGGCTCTCCACGCTGGCGATCAGGGCGATGGTCAGCACCGCCAGCGCGACCGCACCCCAACTGCCGCTGGGCATCTCGGGCAGTCCGATGGCGTCGAAGAGCGAGCCGTTGATGGCGATGCGCTCCGGATCGCCCGGCAGAACCAGCGACAGCACGGTGCCGACGAGCACCGCGACCAGCGGGCCCGGAATCAGGCGCGCCTTACCGGGCACGTAGCGCCAGCCCAGCATGATGGCGATCACCGCGAGGCCGATCACGACGGAGGCGCCGTGCAGATTCAGCAGCTGCTCGGGCAGGTCCTCGAGGTTCTTCAGGGCCGAGCTGCGCGACGAACCACCCAGCAGCACATGCACCTGCTGCAGCGCGATGGTGACGCCGATACCGGCCAGCATGGCGTGCACCACGACCGGCGCGATGGCCAGCGCCGCGCGCGCGATTCGGCTGAGGCCGAACACGATCTGCAGCAGCCCGGCCGCGACGGTGATGAAACAGGTTGTCTTCCAGCCGAATTGGTTGATGGTCTCGGCGACGACCACGGTCAGTCCGGCCGCGGGGCCGCTGACCTGCAGGGGGGATCCGCCGAAGATGCCGACCACGATGCCACCGACGGCGGCGGCGATCAGTCCGGCGGCGACGGGGGCGCCGGAGGCTACCGCGATGCCCAACGACAGGGGCAGCGCGACCAGGAACACCACGATCGAGGCGGGCAGATCGTGGCGGGAAATCGAGGACAGCCGTTCGGACCAGGACCGCCCCGGCGGAGCGACCGGACGCGATGTCGTGTCGGTGTCGGTGGACATATTTCTCCTTCACCGGAGCGGGTGGGGCCGGTCCGGTCGGTTCGGAACATGTTCTCCAGGCATCGAGAAAAGCGCGGCGCGGACACCGTTGTCCGCGCCGTCACCCGGAAGGCAAGGTCACGCTAATAGTAAAGACTTAGCAAAGGCTGAGAGAAGAGCGTTTAATGCCGGTCACTACGGCGCAGGTGTGTGATTCCAGTCACAACAACGCCCCGGGTGCTCACCCCGGGGCGTTGCCCGACCTGCCGCCATTCCGGCCGTCGCCCACGGCCGGGGCCCCCTTATACCGGCAGTGCCGTTGTTGGCTCTGCGGTGTCCTCGATCTCGTCGACGCCGTCGATGGTGATCTCGAGGACGCGGGCGGTGGAGATGTCGAAGAACAGTCCGGACAGCACGACGCCGCGCGCCAGCACCGCGCGCCGCACCACCGGGTGCCGGGCCAGCGCCTCGAGCTGCACGGCGACATTGACCATGCCGAGCCGATCGATCTCGCCGAATCCGGCCTCGGCCGCGGCCGCGGCGACGGGATGCCCGGCGCGGTAGCGGTCCAGGGCGGGCCGCCCGTGGGCGAGCCAGTCGCCGAGCCCGGGTCCGGTCACCCTGTGGTGGAACAGCGCGTCCATCGCGCCGCAGCCGGAGTGACCGCAGACGACCACCGACCGGACCCGCAGCGTGTCCAGCGCGTAGACCAGGGCGGCCTCCACCGAGCTGTCGCGACCGTCGGCGGGCACCAGATTGCCGATATTGCGCACGGTGAACAGGTCGCCCGGCCCGCTGTTGGTGATGACATTGGGCACGATCCGCGAATCCGCGCAGGTGAGAAAGAGCGAATCCGGATGCTGCACATCGCGCGGCCGACCCAGGTGCGGCCGCACGAGGTGGGCGTGACGGCGGTGGTAGGCGGCCACGCCCGCGACGACCGGATCCCCCTGCGCGGTGCGCCGCCAGGGCCCGAGCACATCGTCGAGCAGGCACCGCGCCGCCCCCATCTCGACGAATTCCACGGTGCCACCGGACTTCTCATGCCCATCGGCCCAGTCGCGCAGGGCGTCGTGGGCGGCATGGTCGAGAAAGTCGACGGTCAACTCCACAATCACCGGGACACCCGGGGGCACCGCCGCAAGCTCACCCACCAGCCGCGGCAACGCCAGAAACGTACAGGTCCCGTCCACGGTAACCAACCATCGACCGCCGCCGACCGGCCGCACGGAGATCGCCACCCGCACCACCCGCCACAACAGCAGCACAAACGCCAGCACCAGACCAATCACCATGCCACCCAACAGATTGTGGCGTAGCGCAGCGAATAGGCCGAACAGCAATGTGCGACGAACCGAGTCGGTGTCGGTGGACATATTTCTCCTTCGCCGATCCGGATCCCCCGGTCGGTTCATCGGTCGAAAACATCTACTGGCATCGAACATTCGAACGTGACGCTTCCCGCCGTTCCCGGCGTGGCACTCCTGCGGCGTGACACTTCCGCCGCGCCCGGCGTAGTACTCCCATCACTCCGGCGTGGCACTCCCGCCGCTCCTGGCGAAGCACTCCGGTCGTTCCTGGCGTGACACTTCCATCGTTCCCGGCGTAGCACTCCCGTCGCTCCCGGCGTGACACTCCGGTCGTTCCTGGCGTGACACTTCCATCGTTCCCGGCGTAGCACTCCCGTCGCTCCCGGCGTGACACTCCCGTCGCTCCCGGCGTAGCACTCCCGTCGCTCCCGGCGTGACACTCCCGTCGCTCCCGGCGTAGCACTCCCGTCGCTCCCGGCGTGACACTCCCGTCGCTCCCGGCGTGACACTCCCGTCGCTCCCGGCGTAGCACTCCCGTCGCTCCCGGCGTGACACTCCCGTCGTTCCCGGCGTAGCACTCCCGTCGCTCCCGGCGTGACACTCCCGTCGCTCCCGGCGTAGCACTCCCGTCGCTCCCGGCGTGACACTCCGGTCGTTCCCGGCGTAGCACTCCCGTCGCTCCCGGCGTGACACTCCGGTCGTTCCCGGCGTAGCACTCCCGTCGCTCCCGGCGTGACACTCCGGTCGTTCCTGGCATAGCGCTGCCGTCGTTCCCGGCGTGACACTTCCGTCGTTCCCGGCGTAGCACTTCCGTCGCTCCGGGCCTGACACTCCCAGCGCTCCGGTGTGGCACTCCCGTCGCTCCGGCGCGGCACTTCGATCGTTCCCGGTATGGCGCTCCCGTTGTTCCCGGCGTGCTTTTGGCCGGGAACCGCGTGATTCCGGCCAAAAGCGCGCCGGAATCACGAGGGTGAGTAGCGCGCCGGAGTCACAACGGCAAGCGGCACATCGGGATCGGGGGAGCGAGTGGCGCATTGGGGTTGGGGAGCGATTTGATCGTAAAGAAGACGCAAAGGGCTTGGAAAGCTTTTGTAGCCGGAAATGTGTACCGCAACCGAATCGTGACATACGTCACACGGTGCGCGCAGTGGGAGCTGCCGTCGGGGCGCACCAGCTCGGCGACCGCGGTGGCCTGCTTGCCGACGTAGCCGGGGCGGCCCGTGCCCAGGAATGCGGGGCCCAGGAAGGGTAGGCCCAGGATGGGGGGTGGGCGCGCGGGAATACTGGGCGAATGACCGAGCTGGGAGAGTTCCTGCGCGCGAAGCGGGCCGCGTTGTCGCCGGAGCGAGCCGGGATCGATACCGCGGGGCGGGTGCGGCGGGTGCCGGGGCTGCGGCGCGATGAGGTGGCGCTGTTGGCCGAAGTGGGAGTCGATCATTACACCCGGCTCGAACAGGGCCGCGCCAACGGGGTTTCCGAGGCAGTGGTGGCCGGGATCGCCCGGGCGCTGCAACTGACCGCCGATGAGCGCGCCTATCTGCTCGCCTTGGCCAATCCGCAGGTCTCACCTCGCCGCACGGCCCGGCGGCCGTCCGCCGCCCGGGTCGCGGCGCCGACCCGCATCCTGCTCGACGGCCTCACCGGGATGCCCGCGCTGGTGATGGATCGGCGGATGGACATCCTGGCATGGAATCAGCTGGCGACGGAGTTGTTCGTGAACTTCGCCGAATTGCCTGCGGCCGAACGCAATATGGTCCGCCTGCTGTTCCTCGACCCCCGCGTGCGGTCGCGGTACCGGGATTGGGCCGCGGTGGCCGCCGACGCGGTGGCGCGGGTCCGCACGGCCGCCGCCGAATATCCCGACGATACCCGGCTCACCACCCTGATCGGCGAATTGTCCATACGCGACGCCGATTTCCGGCGCTGGTGGGGCGGCCGGGCCGTGAGGTCCGCAGAGTCCGGACGCAAGGTCTTCGCACACCCGACGGCGGGCGACCTCGAACTCGATTGGCAGGCATTGCGATTCACCAATCGCGCGGATCAGACGCTGATCGTCTACACCGCGGTACCGGGTTCGCCGACCGAGCAGGCCCTCCAGTTCCTACAGTCCTGGAACGCCGCGCCCCACCGGTAGCCGTCCGGCACACAGGCTTTCGCGGAGCAGAACAGTCAGCTCGGCGTGATCCGGAATTCCGGGTGCGTTCCGGGTAACGGCATCGGCAAGGGTCTCGGCGACCAGAGTGCCGACCAAGCGGCGTCCAGGCCGAAGCGCAGGGCCGGGGCGGCCACGTCAGCATGCGACTGCGGGCCTCGAGGTCACTACCGTCGGCGACGGCGGCGGGCAGGGCGGAGGTGGTCGGTCGCAAGGATTCGGCGGCATAGGCCCGCGATATGGCCATAGCCCCCTCGGACAGCAGCGATTCCGCGCCATGGATGACGGCATCGAAGCCGGATGCGGCGGTCGGCGCTCTTCAGAACGCCGAAACCATTGGTCTCCGTGCCGGTTCCGGCGGTAGTGGGCGCTGCGGCAATCGGCAGCGCAGGCGCGAGAATGCATTCGGAGCCATCCAGGCTCTCCGCACTCAGATCGGTATGACACGGCAGCGCCACGGCTTTCGCCGCGTCCAGCACCGACCCGCCACCGAGGGCGAGCACGAGATCGACTCGACAGTCGCGTGCGACGGCGGTCCCCACGTCCGCTGCGGCGGTCGAGGGATTGGCGGGTATCTCACTGTGCACCGCCGATGGTCGCTGTTTCCCGCCGGAGTGCGCGACCATGCCGGTGCCGACCGCCATTCCGGCCGGGCGCGAGCAGGCCCCGCCCGCGCTCGCCCTGGAGCGGGTGCTCGAGCGCATCGCCGAGGTCCGCGAGATCGGCTATGCGACGGCGGACGAGGAATTCGAGACGGGCCTGGTCGGCGTCTCCGCTCCCGTCTACGGGTTCCGCGACGGCGTGCTGGCCGCGATCAATGTGTCCGCCCCGAAACAGCGGCTGGGCAACCGCTTACGGGTCGCGGGGGAATTCACCCGCACCGTCGCCGATCAGAGGTCGGCGGCGCTCGACGCGGCGCGGGGTCGACGCTAGAGATCCAGGTGGAAGTGGTGCGCACCGATGGCCAGGTGATGGCGCATGTACAGCCGGTGCGCGGCGAAGCGGTCCGGCCCGACGCCCGAATCCAGGTGCAGCGCTTCGCAGCCGAGGCGGCGGGCCTCGGCCTCCACCCAGCTCAGGAGCCGGTCGGCGTGGCCGTGGCCGCGGGCGTCGGGGAGGGTGGACAGGTCGTCGACATAGACCACGTGACCCCAGCCGGAGGTGGTGATCTCCCGGAAACCGAGGACGCAGACCGCGGATTCGTGCTCCCCGTCGAACAGCCCGGCCAGCCGATACCCGGCCGGACGCAGCCGGGTATCGATCAGATCGACGATGGCCCCGGCGGTTTCCCAGCGCGGCCGCAGTGCCAGCATGGCCGGTGCGGCGAGTTCGGTCTCGCCCCGGTGAAGTTCACGAATATCGGTCATGGCACCCGAGGCTAACGATCACCCGGCGTCACCCGAAGGTCCACTTCACGGCGATTCCCGGAGGCCACCGGGTCAATGCGTATGTAACACTTCGGCATCCGGTCCGCCGACGAGCCATTGACACCGGGCCGGACCGCGCATACTGTCCCTGCCCAAGTAATTGGAAACTTTCCTTCTAGTTCACTCCGCGTACGATTGCGGAGCTGAAAGGGAGGGGTGGCAGGTGGCTTCGACGCGACCCACCCTCGCCGGTCCGCCCAGCCTACTGCGGGCCATCAACGATCGCGCGGCGCTGGAGCTGCTGCTGGCGCACGGCCCGCTGTCGCGCACCCAGCTCGGCGCGCTCACCGGCCTGTCCAAGCCGACCGCCTCCCAGCTGCTGGCGCGGCTGGAGGCCGCCGGGCTGGTCGTTCCGGTGGGCACCACCGCCGGTGGCCCCGGGCCGAATGCGCAGCTGTACCACGTGAATCCGGGTGCGGCGTTCGTCGCCGGGCTCGATGTCACCAATACCGAGATCCGCATCGCCGTCGCCGACATCACCGGCGGCATGCTCGCCGAGCACCGGGTCGCCACCAAGGGCTGGCCCGCCGCCGACACCATCGGCAACGTCGCCGCGGGGGTGCTGGAGACCGTCGAGCTGGCCGGGCTCGCCGAGGGCGCGCTGCGCGAGGTGGTGATCGGCATCGGTGGGTCGCCGGAACCGGCCACCGGCCGTCTCCGCTACGCCACCCATCTGCCCGGCTGGCATTCGCCGCGCCTGATCGCCGAGCTGGAATCCGACATCGGCGCAACGGTTTCCATCGAGAACGACGTGAACCTCGCCGCCATCGCCGAGCAAGCGCACGGCTCGGCGCAGGGGTGTGAGGATTTCGTTCTGCTGTGGACCGGTGCGGGGGTGGGGGCGGCCATCGTCATCGAGGGTCGCCTCCACCGCGGATTCAACGGCGGCGCAGGCGAAGTCGGCTATATGCCGCTGCCGGGCGCGCCGGTCGTGCACGATGTGCGCCGCAAGAATTCCGGTGGCTTCCAGCAATTGGCCGGGGCCCCGGCGGTTCTCGCGCTCGCCCGTCGGCACGGGCTGACCGCGCCGACGGCGGCATTGGCCGTGGCCGAGGCCCTGGAAACGCCGGGGGCCGGTGACACCTTCCTCACCGTGTTCGCCGATCGGCTGGCCGTCGGGTTGGCGGCGATCGTCACGGTGATCGACCCGGAGCTGCTGATTCTGGGCGGGGATGTGCCCCGCGCGGGCGGGGAACGGCTGCGGTCGCTGGTGCAGGATGCGTTGGCGGAGTTGGCGATTCCGCGGCCGGAGGTGCGGTCGAGCACGGTGCCCGGATCGGCGGTCCTGCATGGCGCGCTGGAAAGGGCGTTGGCCACCGCGAGGGACGGTGTTTTCTCTACTCACTGAGATCCCGGCCAAAAGCACGCCGGGATCGACTAGTTCAACGCGCTCAGGAGAACCATCACATGCGCAGATCCACATCTCGTACCTTCGCCGTCCTCGCGGCTACCGCCACCGTCGCTCTGTTGGCGACCGCCTGCACCGGGCAGAGTTCCGGGGGCGGGGCGGACGGTTCGGATGCCGGTAAGGATGTCACCATTACGTTCTGGCACGGGTGGAGTCAGGACAACGAGGTCAAGGGCATTACCGACAATGTGAACGCATTCGAGAAGCTGCATCCCAATATTCACGTCAAGCTGGTCGGCAATGTCTCCGACGACAAGATCGAGCAGGCGTTGCGGGCCGGTGGCGCGGACGGGCCGGATGTGGTCTCCTCCTTCTCGACCGATTCCGTCGGCAAGTTCTGCTCGGCGGGCGTGTGGACCGATCTGACGCCGAACCTGAGGAAGGACCACATCGATCCGGCCGCGACGTTCCCGGCCGCCATGCTGAAATACAGTGCGTTCGAGGGCAATCAGTGCTCGCTGCCGCTGCTGGGCGACGCCTACGGCCTGTACTACAACAAGTCCGCCTTCGCCGCCGCCGGAATCACCGCGCCGCCCAAGACCTTCAGCGAATTCGAGGCCGACGCGGTCAAATTGACCATTCCCGAGGGCGACGGCTTCAAGCAGCTCGGCTTCATGCCGAACTACCACGGCTACGAGACCACCCCCGCCCACTATCTCGGCCAGTACGGCGCAACGTATTTCGGCCCCGACGGCAAGTCGAACATCGCCGACGACCCGAGGGTCGCCGCCATGTACACCTGGCAGAAGAATCTGGTCGGCAAGCTGGGCGGCTTCGACAAGCTGGAGAAGTACCGCACCACCTTCGGCGACGAGTACAGCGCCAAGAACCCGTTCGAGACCGGCCAGGTGGCCATGTCGCTGGACGGCGAGTGGCGCACCGCCTCACTGGCCGACGACAAGGTCGGATTCGACTGGGCCACAGCGCCTTTCCCCGTGCCCGACGATCAGGCCGCCAGCTACGGCCGCGGCTACCAGACCGGCACCATCGTCGGCATCGCCAAGTCCAGCCGCAAGCAGACCGCGGCCTGGGAGCTGGTGAAGTTCCTGACCACCGACACCGACGCGGTGGTGAACTTCGCCAACGCCATTCACAACGTGCCGAGCACCAACGCCGCCCTGCATTCGCCGAAGCTGGTGGCCGACG from Nocardia terpenica includes the following:
- a CDS encoding nitroreductase family deazaflavin-dependent oxidoreductase, with translation MAKQSAVLRTMMRASAAVHRFVFSASKGRLLGSNRFGGMPVLMLTTTGRKSGKQRTTMLTAPVQENGTFVVVASGGGSDTTPAWFLNLRDNPMVEVSDGAQARPMRARIASAQERAELWPKVVAEYQGYEEYQKKTTREIPLVILEPA
- the bla gene encoding class A beta-lactamase: MLAAALLVPAAGYLATAAGSAAAPDTGSAAPPRPDPVASLAELERRYGARLGVFAVATGTGATLAYRADDRFAMCSTFKGLAAAAVLSRNPLSHLDTRVSFTRDEIRSISPVTERHVDTGMTIGQLCDAAIRYSDGTAGNLLLDDIGGPAALTAYLRTLGDPWSPMDNYEPELNRDAPGDERDTSTPRALATDYRTLVLGTALSPEKRGLLTDWLLRSTTGTGRIRGAVPASWPVAHKTGTGDYGRANDVAIIYPPSTPPLVLAIMSDISNDYNAQPSDQLIAEAATRTLTTLCAWP
- a CDS encoding SulP family inorganic anion transporter, translated to MSTDTDTTSRPVAPPGRSWSERLSSISRHDLPASIVVFLVALPLSLGIAVASGAPVAAGLIAAAVGGIVVGIFGGSPLQVSGPAAGLTVVVAETINQFGWKTTCFITVAAGLLQIVFGLSRIARAALAIAPVVVHAMLAGIGVTIALQQVHVLLGGSSRSSALKNLEDLPEQLLNLHGASVVIGLAVIAIMLGWRYVPGKARLIPGPLVAVLVGTVLSLVLPGDPERIAINGSLFDAIGLPEMPSGSWGAVALAVLTIALIASVESLLSAVAVDKMHSGERTNFDRELMAQGAANMTSGLLGGLPVTGVIVRSATNVQAGARTRASALLHGVWILVFSIALVGVVQQIPKAALAGLLIVIGIQLVKLAHIRMARRTGDLVVYLATILGVVFMNLLEGVLIGLVLAFALLLWRVVKVSVQAAPVAGTERWIVSIDGTCTFLALPKLSSEFAKVPTGADVLVELTVDFLDHAAYEAIHDWARQHENTGGTVEFVEIGTARMEHATAGPPRRGRTRGMLDAAIGPWPERNGNAVAAGIAAYHRGHAHVMRPHLDDLHHSQDPDSFFLTCADSRIVPNVITNSGPGDLFTVRNVGNLVPADGSDSSVEAALAFALGNLSVRNVVVCGHSGCGAMHGLLSGVPAGPGLGDWLAKGGPSVQRYRAGHPVAAAAAAAGFGEADQLSMVNVAVQLDTLYAHPVVRQAMAERGIRVSGLFFDIPTARVLEITTDGIAEISEAHVARV
- a CDS encoding carbonic anhydrase, with product MSTDTDSVRRTLLFGLFAALRHNLLGGMVIGLVLAFVLLLWRVVRVAISVRPVGGGRWLVTVDGTCTFLALPRLVGELAAVPPGVPVIVELTVDFLDHAAHDALRDWADGHEKSGGTVEFVEMGAARCLLDDVLGPWRRTAQGDPVVAGVAAYHRRHAHLVRPHLGRPRDVQHPDSLFLTCADSRIVPNVITNSGPGDLFTVRNIGNLVPADGRDSSVEAALVYALDTLRVRSVVVCGHSGCGAMDALFHHRVTGPGLGDWLAHGRPALDRYRAGHPVAAAAAEAGFGEIDRLGMVNVAVQLEALARHPVVRRAVLARGVVLSGLFFDISTARVLEITIDGVDEIEDTAEPTTALPV
- a CDS encoding helix-turn-helix transcriptional regulator encodes the protein MTELGEFLRAKRAALSPERAGIDTAGRVRRVPGLRRDEVALLAEVGVDHYTRLEQGRANGVSEAVVAGIARALQLTADERAYLLALANPQVSPRRTARRPSAARVAAPTRILLDGLTGMPALVMDRRMDILAWNQLATELFVNFAELPAAERNMVRLLFLDPRVRSRYRDWAAVAADAVARVRTAAAEYPDDTRLTTLIGELSIRDADFRRWWGGRAVRSAESGRKVFAHPTAGDLELDWQALRFTNRADQTLIVYTAVPGSPTEQALQFLQSWNAAPHR
- a CDS encoding iron-containing alcohol dehydrogenase; protein product: MRSSTRSRASAGGACSRPAGMAVGTGMVAHSGGKQRPSAVHSEIPANPSTAAADVGTAVARDCRVDLVLALGGGSVLDAAKAVALPCHTDLSAESLDGSECILAPALPIAAAPTTAGTGTETNGFGVLKSADRRIRLRCRHPWRGIAAVRGGYGHIAGLCRRILATDHLRPARRRRRR
- a CDS encoding IclR family transcriptional regulator domain-containing protein produces the protein MPVPTAIPAGREQAPPALALERVLERIAEVREIGYATADEEFETGLVGVSAPVYGFRDGVLAAINVSAPKQRLGNRLRVAGEFTRTVADQRSAALDAARGRR
- a CDS encoding GNAT family N-acetyltransferase, with translation MTDIRELHRGETELAAPAMLALRPRWETAGAIVDLIDTRLRPAGYRLAGLFDGEHESAVCVLGFREITTSGWGHVVYVDDLSTLPDARGHGHADRLLSWVEAEARRLGCEALHLDSGVGPDRFAAHRLYMRHHLAIGAHHFHLDL
- a CDS encoding ROK family transcriptional regulator — its product is MASTRPTLAGPPSLLRAINDRAALELLLAHGPLSRTQLGALTGLSKPTASQLLARLEAAGLVVPVGTTAGGPGPNAQLYHVNPGAAFVAGLDVTNTEIRIAVADITGGMLAEHRVATKGWPAADTIGNVAAGVLETVELAGLAEGALREVVIGIGGSPEPATGRLRYATHLPGWHSPRLIAELESDIGATVSIENDVNLAAIAEQAHGSAQGCEDFVLLWTGAGVGAAIVIEGRLHRGFNGGAGEVGYMPLPGAPVVHDVRRKNSGGFQQLAGAPAVLALARRHGLTAPTAALAVAEALETPGAGDTFLTVFADRLAVGLAAIVTVIDPELLILGGDVPRAGGERLRSLVQDALAELAIPRPEVRSSTVPGSAVLHGALERALATARDGVFSTH
- a CDS encoding extracellular solute-binding protein — protein: MRRSTSRTFAVLAATATVALLATACTGQSSGGGADGSDAGKDVTITFWHGWSQDNEVKGITDNVNAFEKLHPNIHVKLVGNVSDDKIEQALRAGGADGPDVVSSFSTDSVGKFCSAGVWTDLTPNLRKDHIDPAATFPAAMLKYSAFEGNQCSLPLLGDAYGLYYNKSAFAAAGITAPPKTFSEFEADAVKLTIPEGDGFKQLGFMPNYHGYETTPAHYLGQYGATYFGPDGKSNIADDPRVAAMYTWQKNLVGKLGGFDKLEKYRTTFGDEYSAKNPFETGQVAMSLDGEWRTASLADDKVGFDWATAPFPVPDDQAASYGRGYQTGTIVGIAKSSRKQTAAWELVKFLTTDTDAVVNFANAIHNVPSTNAALHSPKLVADANFKTFLDIAKNPDSSTTPASINGGAYQISMRNFGYDFEAGKVPDLHAGLVATAKEIDEAVAQAK